In a single window of the Synechococcus sp. HK05 genome:
- a CDS encoding D-alanyl-D-alanine carboxypeptidase, whose amino-acid sequence MNRRLLLAVLLPLGISLPVRALDLPADVPTVAASSFPAAPPPVGLPQLQRQVSCPALQERITSVVGGEAWVWSVTVADAQGRLLADVNGTRPRIPASNQKLISTAIALDRLGPDYRLTTRLWRQPDGTFQITGEGDPDLDLAQLQRFAKLAMGSGGSSGQGSAPLTIQLVEEPKQRWWPQGWEWADRAEAYGAPITRLALTSNALDMAVANPPSRMQKLLGQEIKRQGGSAAIRLVPVTTANTESATLLHEERSVGMHGLLSLANTDSHNFTSEVLLRQGTGSWDLPQARQRAMQWLSAQGLPMAGVSVVDGSGLDRGNRVTSRLLAALLLRMAQHPYANNYWASMAIAGQRGTLRSLWRGSELDGRFRGKTGTITGVRSITGVLETPDGVRFVSMVSNGAGSPNSTIGAILRQSRVAGLCPPQAAVPQPL is encoded by the coding sequence CGGTGCTGTTGCCCCTCGGCATCAGCCTCCCCGTCCGTGCCCTCGATCTGCCGGCGGACGTGCCCACCGTGGCCGCCAGCAGTTTCCCCGCTGCACCACCGCCCGTCGGGCTGCCACAGCTGCAGCGGCAGGTGAGCTGCCCTGCCCTGCAGGAACGCATCACCTCCGTGGTGGGTGGTGAGGCCTGGGTGTGGAGCGTCACGGTGGCGGATGCCCAGGGCCGCCTCCTGGCGGATGTGAACGGCACACGACCGCGGATTCCAGCGTCGAACCAGAAGCTGATCAGCACGGCGATCGCCCTGGATCGTCTCGGCCCCGATTACCGGCTCACCACCCGGCTCTGGCGCCAGCCCGATGGCACCTTCCAGATCACCGGCGAAGGCGATCCCGATCTGGATCTGGCGCAGTTGCAGCGCTTCGCCAAGTTGGCCATGGGCTCTGGTGGCAGCAGCGGGCAAGGCAGCGCTCCGCTCACCATCCAGTTGGTGGAAGAGCCCAAGCAGCGCTGGTGGCCGCAAGGCTGGGAGTGGGCGGATCGGGCTGAGGCCTACGGCGCCCCAATCACCCGTTTGGCCCTCACCAGCAATGCGCTCGACATGGCGGTGGCGAATCCACCCAGCCGAATGCAGAAGCTGTTGGGGCAAGAGATCAAACGCCAGGGGGGCAGTGCGGCCATCCGCCTGGTGCCGGTGACCACCGCCAACACGGAGTCGGCCACGCTGTTGCACGAGGAGCGCTCTGTGGGTATGCACGGCCTGCTCAGCCTCGCCAACACCGACAGCCACAACTTCACCTCCGAAGTGCTGCTGCGCCAGGGCACCGGCAGCTGGGATCTCCCGCAGGCCCGTCAGCGGGCCATGCAGTGGCTCTCGGCCCAGGGCTTGCCGATGGCCGGTGTGTCGGTGGTGGATGGCAGCGGGCTCGATCGCGGCAATCGGGTTACCAGTCGTTTGCTGGCGGCCTTGCTTCTGCGGATGGCACAGCACCCTTATGCCAACAACTACTGGGCTTCGATGGCCATTGCAGGCCAGCGGGGCACGCTGCGCAGCCTGTGGCGCGGCAGTGAGCTTGATGGTCGCTTCCGCGGCAAAACAGGCACGATCACCGGGGTGCGCTCGATCACCGGTGTGCTGGAGACCCCAGATGGGGTGCGGTTTGTGAGCATGGTCTCGAACGGTGCTGGCTCACCCAACAGCACCATCGGCGCGATCCTGCGCCAAAGCCGGGTGGCGGGGCTGTGCCCGCCCCAAGCCGCCGTGCCCCAGCCGCTCTAG